A single genomic interval of Arachis duranensis cultivar V14167 chromosome 7, aradu.V14167.gnm2.J7QH, whole genome shotgun sequence harbors:
- the LOC107459911 gene encoding 1-aminocyclopropane-1-carboxylate oxidase homolog 1 produces the protein MVEGEVEGRVKMINNSDDRMSELKAFDDTKIGVKGLVDGGVTKIPTLFHHLLDKFPNASKTEHTMIPVIDLEGVAKDPITRQQVVSRIREASETWGFFQVLNHGIPESVLEEMKEGVRRFFEQDVEVKKQVYTRDDMKPFVYNSNFDLYSSSALNWRDSFSCQLAPEHPKPQDLPEVCRDILLQYGINVTKLGITLFELLSESLNLHSNYLRDMKLGITEQIRCAGHYYPPCPEPELAIGTTKHSDASFLTVLLQDHIGGLQILHNDKWIDVRPVPGTLVVNIGDLLQLITNDRFKSVQHRVLANLIGPRVSFACFMGSSVKPSSKLFGPIKELLSEDSPPKYKETTAAEYVAYFCAKGLGIPVLEHFRI, from the exons ATGGTGGAGGGTGAAGTTGAAGGTAGAGTGAAGATGATCAATAATTCTGATGATAGGATGAGTGAGCTGAAGGCATTTGATGACACAAAAATTGGTGTCAAGGGTCTTGTTGATGGAGGTGTTACAAAGATTCCAACCTTATTTCATCATCTACTTGATAAATTCCCAAACGCCTCCAAAACAGAGCACACCATGATTCCCGTCATAGATCTTGAAGGTGTTGCCAAAGATCCAATCACTCGCCAACAAGTTGTTTCAAGAATAAGGGAGGCATCTGAGACATGGGGTTTCTTCCAAGTGCTGAATCATGGCATCCCTGAGAGTGTTCTTGAGGAGATGAAGGAGGGGGTTAGAAGGTTCTTTGAACAAGATGTTGAAGTGAAGAAACAGGTATATACTCGTGATGATATGAAGCCATTTGTCTATAATAGTAATTTTGATCTTTATAGTTCATCAGCACTCAATTGGAGAGATAGTTTTTCATGTCAACTGGCCCCTGAACATCCCAAACCTCAAGACTTGCCAGAAGTATGCAG GGATATACTTCTACAGTATGGGATTAATGTTACGAAATTGGGGATCACACTCTTTGAATTACTCTCAGAATCTCTTAATCTGCATTCAAACTATTTAAGAGACATGAAATTGGGTATTACCGAACAAATTCGTTGTGCTGGCCATTATTATCCTCCATGTCCTGAACCAGAACTAGCAATTGGAACCACCAAGCATTCTGATGCTTCTTTTCTTACTGTGCTTCTCCAAGACCATATTGGTGGCCTCCAAATTCTTCATAATGACAAATGGATCGATGTACGCCCTGTACCCGGAACTTTAGTTGTTAATATTGGTGACCTTCTACAG CTAATAACGAATGACAGATTCAAGAGCGTTCAACATAGAGTGCTGGCGAATCTCATTGGTCCAAGAGTATCCTTTGCATGTTTTATGGGCTCTAGTGTGAAACCATCTTCGAAGCTCTTTGGTCCTATAAAAGAATTGTTATCTGAAGACAGTCCTCCAAAATATAAAGAAACAACAGCTGCAGAGTATGTAGCATACTTTTGTGCCAAAGGTCTTGGAATCCCTGTTCTTGAACACTTCAGGATTTAA